The Acidobacteriota bacterium nucleotide sequence TCTTGTTGGGCCAATCCAGCATCGCTCCGATCTCCTTGACGCTGTGTTCGCGCAGTCGAAGAAATACAGCGATGCGGCGAGCCTCGTTCAGGCGTTCGAGGCACTTGTAAATGGCGTCATGCGCCTGTTTGAGGGTGAGATGGCGTTCCGGGTCGTGTTCCCGGGACGGTGGAAGATCGCCCGTAGAGTTGGGCAACGGCACCGGCGCTAGGCATTGTCGGCGTCGAATCTCGTCGATCACCAAATTGCAGGCTGTTTTCTTGGCAAAGGCGAACGGATTCTCAATCTCATCCGCGTCTTCTCGGAGCTTCTGCGTCATCCGCATCAGAGCTTCCTGAACGAAGTCCTCCACCTCATCCGGGCGAAGGAAGGAGAATCTGGCCTGGACAGCCCGAATCAAACCGATACGGATATCGGCGACGATCCCGCCAATGGATTCCCTGCCGTCTTCAGCCATTGTTTCAAGACTCACTGATTTGACGGCGCGTATTGTACACGACGGAGCTCATCTTAGTTTGGGGTGAGTGTTTCCCGCTGCTCGTTCGTCGAGGGCGTGAGGCTGATGCTGTTCGGCCTCACTTCTCGAATCTTTTTGATAGGAGGGATTCATGTGCACAATGAGCCGGCAGGGCAGTTCGGTGAGTCGAGTGAAAAGGCTGAAGGGTTCGGCCGTGGTGTTGGGATCTTTGGTCTTTTTGTGGATGCCCGGTACCAGTTGGGCTAGTTGTCCAGGATGCTCGGGCTGGTCGGACGGCCGAGTTCGTGTGGAGATCGCATCGTTCGATCCGAACACAAGAACCGTCGGACTTGAAGTTGGGCATGATTGCGACCAGGGAGGAGAGATCTACTATTCGACCGCGAGCCGCTCTCTGACGACGATCAATTTGGCCAAACAAAGGTTTGGCTGGCGGGGTGGACGGATCGATTTCGAGGCCCAGTCGTCGGATCAATCTTCTTCGGACGATAATGAGATCGTTGTCATTTCCCTTCATTCGTTATGCCTAGGCTTGCAAGATCATTCGGCCGACGTAGAGCTGTGTCTCCCAAACTGCGAAGGAGAGACTTCCCATGAAGAGGTCGCAACCGTAAGCGGTGAGGCTCCTGACCTAGAGCGATTTGTAATATTTTTCTTAAACGCATCCTATTTCAAGGATCGGAACTCATCCGGTGTAAATACTGACCTCGGGGCGAGGTTTGATCTGTTCTGGAAGGGGCGCTTCGGTGTCCAGGTGGCAGCGTTGGCGGCGGAGGACGAAATACCTTTTTCGGATCTGGCTTCCGAGGCAACGCAAGATGTACTGCTTGGAGATCTTCGAGGCGCCTTTAATTTTTTTCGCACCTGTCGAATCGAGGCGGGTGCTTTTCTGGGTGTCGGCTATTCAGATCTTGAGGTTGACACCAAACGATACGCCAAAGGCTGGGGTGCAACCGCGGGGGTGGGTTTCAAGGCCCGGATGAATGATCACTTCTTTGCCGGGGCAGATCTCTTGGCCCGCTATCAGCACGGGAAAGATGAAAGCCAGATCAACTTGGAAAGTGCGGTCTTCGTGGGTATCGCATTCTGAGCCCAACTTCGTTGGGGCAATCGTTGTTCCGCAAGTACTCTTTTGGGGTTCGAGAGAAACCAGCGTAACCTTTCCTTCGTTCGTTGAAGCGCTTCTTCACGCCGGGGAGGTGCGCAAGGCGATCTGCGCCATGCGGTCGAGGCGGTGGTGACCTGTTGGTCGAGGCCGAGCCACCGGGCTTCGGCGACGACGGCCCACCTTGGGTCGGGGCGGGTGGGGCGGCAAGCTCCGAGGTCCTTGCGGTAGGCTCTGCGCCTACACCTGAGACTTCCTTGGAGAACCCATGAAAGCCCTGCCCCGCTCTCGCGTCGTCGTCCCGTTGGTTGCTCTTCTCATCGGAGTCTTTTGCTCGACCGGGCTGCTGGCCTCGAAAACTCAGAGCGACGCCATCGACCCCGATCTCCTGGCCGGGATGCGGGCGCGGTCCATCGGGCCGGCGACGATGAGTGGGCGGGTGGCTTCGGTGGATGCGACGGCTGGTGGCGAGACGATCTTCGTTGGCGCGGCGACCGGCGGTGTGTGGCGTTCGACGGACTACGGGCTCACCTGGGAACCGGTGTTCGACGATCAGCCGGTGGCCTCGATCGGCGCGGTGGCTCTCGATCCGTCGGCGCCGGAGCGGGTGTGGGTGGGCACCGGCGAGGGCAATCCCCGCAACAGCACCTCCGTCGGCGGCGGCATCTACCGCTCCGACGACGGCGGCGAGACCTGGGCGCTCAAAGGGCTGGAGGCGACGGAGCGCATCCACCGGGTGATCGTCCATCCGGAGGATCCGGACACGGTGTGGGTCGCCGCCCTCGGCCGGGCCTGGGGCGAGAACCCGGAGCGCGGGGTGTTCAAGAGCACCGACGGCGGCGAGACCTGGGAGAAGGTGCTGTACGTGGACGAGCGCACCGGCGCCGCCGATCTGGTGATCGATCCGTCGAACCCGCGCAAGCTGCTGGCGGCGATGTGGGACTACCGCCGCTGGCCCTGGTCTTTTCGCTCCGGCGGCCCCGGTTCGGGCCTCTATTTGAGCCGCGACGGCGGTGAGAGCTGGCAGCGCCTCACCCCCGAGGACGGCCTGCCGGAGGGCGACCTCGGCCGCATGGGGTTGGCCTTTGCGGCGTCGAATCCGAACGTCGCCTACGCCTTGATCGAAAGCTCCGGCGATCTCGCTCTCTACCGCTCGGACGACGGCGGCAAGAGCTGGGCCGAGCGCACGACGGACCGCCAGGTGGGCAACCGCCCCTTCTATTACGCTGACATTCGGGTGGACCCGGCGGACGAGGATCGCGTTTACAGCCTGTGGTCGGCGGTTTCCGTTTCGGACGATGGCGGCAAGAGCTTCGATGTGTTGGTGCCCTTCCGCTCCGTCCACCCGGACCATCATGAGATGTGGATCGATCCGGAGAACCCGGATCTGTTGATCAACGGCAATGACGGCGGCGTGGCGATCAGCCGTGACCGCGGCAAGACCTGGCGCTACGTGAACAACCTGCCGCTGGGGCAGTTCTACCACCTGCGGGTGGATAACGACGTGCCCTACAACGTCTACGGCGGCATGCAGGACAACGGCTCCTGGCGCGGCCCGAGCAGCGTGTGGGAGAACGCCGGCATCCGCAACCACCACTGGCAGGAGGTGGGTTTCGGCGACGGCTTCGACACGGTGCCGATGGCGGACGATTCCACCCAGGGTTACGCCATGAGCCAGGAGGGCTACCTGTCGCGCTGGGACGTCGAGACCGGAGCCCGAAAGTCCGTCCGACCGGCGCCGGAGCGCCCGGACGAGCCGTTGCGCTTCAACTGGAACGCCGCCATCGCCCTCGATCCCTTCGATCCAGCGGGGGTCTATTACGGCAGCCAGTATGTGCACTACTCGAAGGATCGTGGAGAGACCTGGGAGGTGATCAGCCCGGATCTCACCACCGATCTCCCCGAGTGGCAGAAGCAGGCCGAAGCCGGCGGTTTGACGCCGGACGTCACCGGCGCCGAGAACTTCACCTCCCTGGTGGCCCTTGAGGCGAGTCCCCACGAGCGAGGCGTGCTGTGGGCCGGCAGCGACGATGGCCGGATTCACGTGACCCGCGATGGTGGCGAGACCTGGAACCGGGTGGACGAAGGCGCCAGCGCCGTGCCGGAACACACCTGGGTACCGCACATCGCCGCCTCGCCGCACGCGGCCGACACCGCCTTCATCGTGTTCGACGATCATCGGCGCTCGAACTGGCAGCCCTACGCCTACCGGGTTTCTGGCTACGGCGCCACCTGGGCGCGCCTCGACACCTCCGAGGTGGAGGGCTACGCGCTGGTCATCGAGCAGGATCCGGTGGCGCCGAACCTCCTCTACCTGGGGACGGAATTCGGTCTGTGGATCTCCCTCGACGGCGGCGCGAGCTTCTTCCGCTGGCGCCACGGCGTGCCGACGGTGTCGGTGATGGATCTGGTGGTGCAGCCGCGCGAGCACGACCTGGTGCTCGGCACTCACGGCCGGTCGGCCTACATCCTGGACGACGTGCGGCCGCTCCGTGAGCTGTCGGCGGAAGTGCTGGCGAAGCCCATCCACCTGTTCGCCATCCCCGACGCCCAGCAGTACTGGGTGGGGCAGACGGGCTCGTCGCGCTTCGCCGGCGACAACGAGTTCCGCGGCGAGAACCGGCCCTACGGCGCCCTCATCACTTTCTCCCTGGCGGACGACGACTTGCCGCTGCCGGACGACGAGCGCGAGCGCGAACGCCTGCAGGCCAAGCGCGACGCGGCCCGCGAGGCCGAGGGAATGACGGACGAGCCGCGCGGCCGCGCTCCTCGCGGTGAGCGCAAGGGCAAGAAAGCATCCAAGGGGGAAGAAGAAACCACTGGCGAAGAGGAGGCCGCGGACGACGCCGCAGCCGAAGAGAAGAAGGGCGGCGAGGAACCGAAAGCCACCTTGCAGATCCTCGCCGCCGACGGCTCCCTCGTCCGCACCTTCGAAACGAAGGTCACCCGCGGCATCAACCGCGTCGCCTGGAACCTGAGGCGCAACGCCTTCGAGTCGCCACCGCGCGGCGACGGACCGACCTGGGGAGACTACTCCGGCCCGTCCATTCTGCCCGGCGAGTACACGGTGGTGGTGAAGCACGGCGACCACGAGGCCCGCGGGCCGGTGCGGGTGTTGGCGGATCCCCGGTTCGACATCTCACCGCAGGATCGCCAGGCGAAGGAGGCGATGATCCTGCGGGCCGGCGCGCTACAGGAATCCCTCACCCGGGCGATCGTGGATATCCGCGAAGCGCGGGGAGCGATCGAGAGGTTGGCCGGCGAACTGGAGGCTGAGGCGAAGAAGGCGGAGCGCAAGGGCGAGCCGGAGGATGAGGGCAAGAAGCAGGCCGCGAAGGACGGCCGCAAGGTGGCGAAGGCCTTGAAGGATCTGGAGCTCACCCTGTGGTATCCGCCGGAGTCGAAGGGCATCCGTGCCGGCGACGTGCCGTGGTCCATCCTGGGCGATGCGCAGTGGCTGGTCGGCAGCTCGTGGGACGCGCCCACGGAGGCGCAGCGGCGCTACCTGGAGCAGGCAGAAGCGGTGGTCGAAGAAGCCCTCGCCGGAGTGGAGAAGGCGGTGGCGGAGACCGTCGAGCCGTATCGCGCCAAGGTCCGCGATTCCGGCTACCAGCGGATTCCGGCGATCGAAATTGCCGGTGAAAAGGGTGAGGAACGGTAGGCGCGGTTCCCCTAAGGAGCGGTCGGCCCTACCGCCGGCGACCAGGAGAAGCCGAGGGAGAATCCCCGGCCCTCGGCCAGCGGCGCCCGGTCGTCCGCCGAGCGGAAGTAGCGCCGGTCGAGCAGATTGCTGCCGGAGAGGCGGAGCTTCCAGTCCGGGCGCAGCTCATAGGCGAGGGCCGCCGTCACCAGCTCGGCGGAAGGAATGGCCTGCTCGCCTGCACCCGGGTCGTCGACCGCTGCCCGATGCTCCCAGCGCAGCGTGCCTTGCCAGCGGCCCCGCTGGTGTTTGCCCTCCAGGCGAAGCCGGTCCGGCGGCACGTCCACCAGCGGTGAGCCGTCGTCTGCCTCGCCTTCGATGCGGTGGCCGCTCCAGGCCAGGCCCCAGCGCTCGTTGATCTGGAAGAACCCTTCCAGCTCGAAGCCTTCCAGGGTGCCACCGGTGAGATTGCGGAAGGTGCGGGTATCCGGATCGAGGCGGATTCGTTCGATCAGGTCATCAATGTCGTTGCGAAAGACATGCGCCGCCGCGAAGGCCCGGTTGCCGTACCAGCGGAGTCCCAGGTCAACGCTCACCGAGCGCTCCGGCTCGAGTTCCGGATTGCCGATCACCCGGCCCCGGCCGGTGGTGCCGGTGAAGAATCGTTCCGTCAGGCTGGGGAAGCGTAGGCCGGTGCCGGCGGTGCCGGTCAGTTCGAAGCCCGCCGCCAGCGGCAGCGACGAGCCCACGAAGGCGTTCACCGCCTCGTCTTGCCGGCTACGGGCGCCGGAGTTGGTTTGGCGGAAAGCCGTCGCCCGGCCGCCGGCTTCCACCACCAGGGGGCCGGCGTTGGTCCGCACCGAGCCGAAGAACGACAGCTCGTCCTCCTCGCCGTCATCGAGGGTCTTGAATCCCGCCTCCTCAGCGGTCACCCCCCGGCGCGCCGCGTAGTCCACTCCCCAGCGCAGGCTCGCTTCGCCCCAGGTGGACTCCCGGAGAGCCGAGCCGCCGAGATCGAAAGCCTGATTCTCGACCGTGTCCACCGTACCGTCCTCGCGGGACTCGGTGATCAAGTCGTTGGGATGCGCATAGACCGAGAGGTCCCACCCTTTTCGCAGGGTGATCGACCAACGGGCGAGCAGGTGCCGCTCTTCCGGATAGAGGGTGATCGATTCCGGAAACTCGGAACTCGCCTTGCCGATGTCCCGGGCGAAGGTCGGCATCACCGACAGGCTCCAGGGCTGGTCGCTTTCTCCCAGCGTGCCGCGCAGGCTCCACGCCGCGGACAGGCTCTCGAAGCGGTTGAAGAGCGGTTCGCCGTCGGCCGCTTCGCCATCGTCCGAGGCGCGGTAGGCCAACCCCAGGGACCAGCTTTCGCCGCCCGCGCCGGGAGTCGAACCCCAGCCCACCCGCAGGTGGCGGCCGTCGCCGACGGTGGAGTAGCCGAGATCGACGCTCAAGGCCGAAAAGGTGCGCGGAAACACCTGCACGATGCCGCCCAACGCCCCAGATCCGTAGGAGCTGGAGGCCGGGCCGCGGACCACCTCCACCGAGTCCATCAGCAGCGGATCCAGAAACGAGGCGGAAACCCCCGCCCGGCGTTCGCCATTGATCGGCACGCCGGCGACCAGGGTGAGCACCCGCTGGCGCGATACGC carries:
- a CDS encoding outer membrane beta-barrel protein; this encodes MCTMSRQGSSVSRVKRLKGSAVVLGSLVFLWMPGTSWASCPGCSGWSDGRVRVEIASFDPNTRTVGLEVGHDCDQGGEIYYSTASRSLTTINLAKQRFGWRGGRIDFEAQSSDQSSSDDNEIVVISLHSLCLGLQDHSADVELCLPNCEGETSHEEVATVSGEAPDLERFVIFFLNASYFKDRNSSGVNTDLGARFDLFWKGRFGVQVAALAAEDEIPFSDLASEATQDVLLGDLRGAFNFFRTCRIEAGAFLGVGYSDLEVDTKRYAKGWGATAGVGFKARMNDHFFAGADLLARYQHGKDESQINLESAVFVGIAF
- a CDS encoding RNA polymerase sigma factor, coding for MAEDGRESIGGIVADIRIGLIRAVQARFSFLRPDEVEDFVQEALMRMTQKLREDADEIENPFAFAKKTACNLVIDEIRRRQCLAPVPLPNSTGDLPPSREHDPERHLTLKQAHDAIYKCLERLNEARRIAVFLRLREHSVKEIGAMLDWPNKKVENLVLRGRSDLASCLRKKGVQGASR
- a CDS encoding TonB-dependent receptor, producing MNPLLRSLVPGLFVLVHPAALWAAQGKVTTDQGVAVEGARVSLADQAQALARTDLQGRFDLGEIAAGTALVVRHPRFSEATATVPADDTGWTIALTPKQKVFEEIVVSVGRGGGAALEATTAAATRVRPLDQPAPVETLTALVEGTPGVSENGQGGIFQTYSIRGVSRQRVLTLVAGVPINGERRAGVSASFLDPLLMDSVEVVRGPASSSYGSGALGGIVQVFPRTFSALSVDLGYSTVGDGRHLRVGWGSTPGAGGESWSLGLAYRASDDGEAADGEPLFNRFESLSAAWSLRGTLGESDQPWSLSVMPTFARDIGKASSEFPESITLYPEERHLLARWSITLRKGWDLSVYAHPNDLITESREDGTVDTVENQAFDLGGSALRESTWGEASLRWGVDYAARRGVTAEEAGFKTLDDGEEDELSFFGSVRTNAGPLVVEAGGRATAFRQTNSGARSRQDEAVNAFVGSSLPLAAGFELTGTAGTGLRFPSLTERFFTGTTGRGRVIGNPELEPERSVSVDLGLRWYGNRAFAAAHVFRNDIDDLIERIRLDPDTRTFRNLTGGTLEGFELEGFFQINERWGLAWSGHRIEGEADDGSPLVDVPPDRLRLEGKHQRGRWQGTLRWEHRAAVDDPGAGEQAIPSAELVTAALAYELRPDWKLRLSGSNLLDRRYFRSADDRAPLAEGRGFSLGFSWSPAVGPTAP